A window of Tepidisphaeraceae bacterium genomic DNA:
ACAGGACCGTGGTGGCGATGCGGCAGACGCCCCGGCAGAACTTGTAGATGACCGGCACCATCACTTGCCCGCCCCCGCCGCTGCCATCATCTGCCGGGCGCGGTCGGCGATCTGGTCGATGACGGCCTGCTGGGTGATGGACGTCGTGTCGATCGTCTGCGCATCGACCGGGATCGCCAGCGGCCCCACGCTGCGCGACGCATCGCGGCGGTCGCGCGCCACGATGCCGTTCAAAATCTCCAGGTAATCCACGATCTCCCCGCGCGACCGCAACTGCGCCACCCGGCGGTTGGCGCGCTCTTCCGGGGTGGCGTCGAGGTAAAACTTCAGCTCCGCATGCGGGAAGACGACGCTACCCTGGTCGCGGCCCTCGGTGACGAGGTTGGCGTGCTCGCGGCCGATCTGGCGCTGCTGCTCGACGAGCATCTCCCGGATCGCCGGCACCACCGCGACGTACGAGGCCGCCCGCGTCGCCTCACCACCGCGCAACAGGTGGCCGACGGGCTCATCATTCAACGTGACGGCCGGCGGCTGAGTAGAGAAGTCAAAACGGATTCGGGCGTGCCTCGCGACGAAGGTGAGTTCGCGCGGGTCGTCCAGCGACACCTCCCGCCGCAGTGCCGCCAGGCCGATCGCGCGGTACATGGCGCCGGTATCGAGAAAATCAAAGCCAAGGTCGCGCGCGACCGCCTGCGCGACCGTCGATTTCCCCGTTCCTGCAGGCCCGTCGATTGTGATGATCATCGTTCGCGCGGCACGTTAACCCACGCCCGCCCGTGCCGCAATGCATGGCGCGAACTTCTGCGTCGGACGCTCAGGAGTCACTTGTAGACGCGCGCTCGCAGCATACCTACGCGGCTCCCGAAACAGCGGCAAATCGTCATCCTGAGGTACTCCGAAGGATCTCCCCCAGTATTCGTACCCGGGACGGAAGAGATCCTTCGGAGTACCTCAGGATGGCGGCTCCTGGGGGATGCTGCGGCTGAACAACAACCCCAACCATAATCCGAACAAAATTCTTGACGTTCGCTATCCGTTAGGTAAACTACGCCCTAACAAGGATGTTCTTATGACGACCACGAAACGCATTGAGCGGCTTTGGAGCGCAAAGGACTATGCGCGACTGCTAGGCGAACTGTTGTCGGGCCGGTCGGAGGACTTGCCCCGCGCTCGCACGGACATTAATGCCAAGCTGGCTGCGACGGCGCTGGGCATCATCCGCCTGGATGAGTTCAACCAGTCGCACCTGCCGTTGTGCGGCCAACTGATTCGCATGATCCTGACGGCTCAGGAAGCCGACGGTGGATGGGCCGACCCGATGACGACCGCTCTCTGCGTGCGTGCCCTGCACTGCAGCCGTGGCAACGGCGTCGCGGGTGACCGTGGCTTGGAGGCGCTCGCCCGCCTGCAGAAATCGGACGGTAGCTTCCCCGCCGAACCGATCCGCCGCCTGCCCTCCGACGCCTTCGCCACCGCGTTCGTCGTGTACGAGGTGGGCGACATCGCCGGCCAATGGCTGGACGTGCCGCGCGCCATGAACTGGCTGGCGAGCGTGGAATCGTCGTTCGACGATGCGACCCGCATCATCGCCGACCGCCTGAAGCTGAAGTACGGCGCCGTGGCCGCCCAGCATGTTATGCTGCGTCAGTTGAGCGCGTAGGTGGAGGCGGTGTCGGTGACTGATTCAGCGCGAAGATCGTCATCCTGAGGTGTTCCGAAGGATCTCTTTGGTCTTACGGGGCAAACGGTCACCTTCGAAAGATGGTGTCACCTTGGGACGGCCGGATTCGTCGCCCGTAGCACTGGCGTCCCGCCCGTGGAGCCGCGGTACACCGCGGTGTCGGACGGTACGCCGTCCGAGCTAGAGAGCGCAAGCGATCTGCGCTATCGATGGTTCCAGACGATGTTTCGCTGGCGCGATTGCTGATTCGGATGGCGTACCATCCGACGCGTCGGGGTACCGACGCCATGGGCAAGATGCCCATGCCACGTGAAAAGCGGACGCCGCCGCGTTAATAGACATCCTTTGAGGTACTCCGACGGATCTCTTCCGTATCTCGTAGCACGGGCGGCCCGCCCGTGGAGCCGCGGTACGCCGCGGTGTCGGACGGTACGCCGGCTGAGCTAACGAGCGTAAGCGATCTTCTCTTCGGTCTCGCCAGCAAGTCCGTTCGCTGGCGCGATTGCCTAATCGGATGGAGTACCCTCCGATGCGTCGGCGTACCGACGCCATGGGGCGGGCCGCCCATGCTACGGGAAGACGGTCCGGACCGTTTGCTCCGACAGCGCTAAGCGGGTTGCGACAGGCGCTCGCTTGACTTGGGCCTCAGGCCCACGCCGTTTTCGCTTCAGGAAGAGAACGTCACGGGCCAGACGCCCGTGTCATATTCCGATGGGCACGGCCATTGGGTAGGCGTGTTCTCGATATTCATGGCAGCGGCCAGTGAATCGGTCCGAAATCAAACAGCACACACCAAAACGGCGAGACCGCAAGCGAAGTTGCTTGCGGTCTCGTCGTTTACGTTCATTTGGAAGTTGAAGTCCGTCCCGGCGCTTAGTTCGAAACCTTCGCCCCCGGCGGCAGCTTCAGAACGGCGCCGACCTTTAGCTTCGAGGGGTCGTTGCCGATCTTGGCCTTGTTCAGTTCGTAGATCTCGTCCATCTTCTTCGGCGTGCCGTAGAGCTTCACCGCGATGCGGTACAGGTTTTCGTCGTTCTGCACGCGGTACTCGTTCGGGCCGACGACGGTCTTTCGGTTGCTCGCGTTCCGGTTGCTGGTGACGTCGCCGGTGGTGGCGGTGTTCACGAGGCTGGCGTTGAGGTTCGGCTTGACCGTCGTGGGATCGGGCAGGTTGATCTTCATTCCTGCGCGAATCTTGGTCGGCACCAGGTCAGGGTTGGCCCGCTGGATGTGCGGGTAGAAGTGCGAGTCGCCGTACACCTCGCGGGCGATCGTGTAGTACGAGTCACCGGCCTTCACCGTGTACTCACGCGGCCCCGCCGGCGCGGCCGAACGGGTGACGGTGGGTGACGGTGGCAGCGCCATGGCGGCGGTCGCAGACGGCGTGGTAGCAGTGGCGCTCAGGGTCGGCGTCTCCTGCATGATCACCGGGCTCACCGTCGCCGCGCCCGTGTCAGGGGTGCTGGTGGATGAAACTTCGGTACCGATCGGCGTCGATTCGGCGAACATGTCGACCGGCTGCCCGGCCGGCGGTTGTTCGGTGGCAGCTTGATTGGCCGTCGTGCCGTTCGTGCGCGTCATCAGTGCCGGGGGCGCGCCGCCCTCGAGCAGCTTGGACCAGTCCGGCTCCGTCGGCGCCGCCGCGACCGCGGTTGGCACCCCGGCTGACCGGCCGTCCTCATTCTGGCCGATCACGATGCGCGTTTCGCGCACGCCGCCGGCGCGTTCCGTCGAAATGTCGATCGGAGCGGGCGGGCGTCCGTCCAGCGTTGTCACCGGTTTGGTGGCCGTCGGTGGATTGTTAATGGAGGAAACGTAGACGATGACGACGGCCAGCAATACAGCACCGCTGGCCAACCCGACCTTCACATCCTTGCGCAACATTGGCGGGACTCCTTCCCTGATCGACCCGAATGCCCTGAGCCTACAACCCGATGCATCCCCAGCCACGCTCGCACGCCTGGTGTTCCACACCATTCGCACGACGCGCGTTCGGGACGACCGCGCGCGAAGCGCGATCGTCACGAATCATTCGTACAACGCCCGCCGGGCTCCCGATGTTCGGAAAACCAGCGATGGCACCGCAGGGCGGCTTCACTATGCCCGTTGAAGCTGCCCCACTGCGGGATTGTTTCCCGCGCCGGCCGTCTCACGATCGCCACCGATCAAGAGGAACGGCGCGGCGATCGCAATGGACGAGTACGTCCCGACCAATATGCCAATCAGCAATACGAAAGTAAAGCCGTGAATCCCGGGCCCGCCGAAGATGTACATGCCCAGCAGCGTCGCGACAGTCGTGCCTACGGTCAGCAGCGTGCGCGACAGCGTCTGGTTGATCGAATTGTTCACCACGCGCCGCGACACGTGTCCCAGCTTGCCGCGGTTCTCGCGGATGCGGTCGAACACGACGATCGTGTCGATCATCGAGTAGCTCATCACCGTCAGGATGCCGGCGACCATCGTCAGGTTCATGCGGAACGGTTCGACCAGCAGCGCGCTGGCCAGCCACGGCGTCCATTGGACCATGTAGTGCGCGATGCCGACCGCGCCCACCGCCAGCAGCGTGTCGTGCGTCATCGCCAGCACCGTCGCGGTGCCGTACTTCAGGTTGCCGAAGCGCAGCCAGACGTAGACCATGATCACCAGCACCGACAGCACCAGCGCCGCCATCGCCAGTTCCTTCGTGTCGCTCGCGACGCTCGGGTCGATGCTGCGCACGCTCTGCAACGGCGCGGGCGTGTTGATCGCGTCGCCGATGAGTTTCCACATCGGCGCCGCCAGCTGCGCGGCCCACTGCTGGGCGTCCTTGTCGTACGGCACGCTGCCCGGCGCCACCAGGATGACCGCCAGGTCCGTCACGTCGTTGGGGCCGGCCGGTGATTCGACGACGAAGTCGATGTGGCTCGGCACCGGCGTGCCCGCCTGCGGTTGCAGTTGCTGCCGGCGGATGCGGTCGGCGATCTCGGTCGGCGTGCGACGGGGGTTCAGGTCCTTCAGCACGATCGCCGCCCCATTACGGTAGTCGGCCAACTGCGCCGGCGTGAAGCCCTGCACGGTGATCGGCTCGTCACCGATCGGCAGGATCACGTTGTTCAGCGCGGCGTCGAACGTGTCGTCGAAGCCCGCGTACTCCGATGGCGTCTCCACGTCCAGCAGCGACTCGTTCGCGTCGCCGTCGGCCATGGCGGCCAGGATCGCGTGCGTGACCAGCGTCGAGTTCTCCTCGGGCGTCACCACCTCGTACGTCGTGCCCTCGGTCCCCACGGCCACCACGCTTGGCGACGGCAGGTTGGTCGCAGCGATCCGCTCGCGCACGCGCTCGATGTTCATCTCGCGCTTCAGCTCGAACTGCACGCTGGTGCCCTTGGTGAACTCGACGTCCAGCAGTTGCCCCTGGTACAGCTTCACCATAAAGCCGGTCACGCCCAGCACGATGAACAGCGCGCTGAACGCCATGAACATCCACGCCTTGCTCATCCAGTCGATGTCCGGCTTCAGCGCACGATCCCACCACGGCACCGACAACGGCACGCTGCCGAACTTCGTCACGCCGAACTTGTCGACCAACAGCTCGAGCACGGTGCGCGTCACGTAAAGCGAGGTGAACAGGCTCCAGATCAAACCGATCAACAGCGTAACGCCGAAGCCCTTTACTTCTTCCGTGCCCAGCCACACCAGCACCGCAGCCGTGATGAGCGTGGTCGCGTTGCTGTCGATGATGGCGCTGGCGGCGCGGTCGTAGGCGTTGCGCAGCGCCGCCTTGATGCCGATGCCGCGCTGCTGCTCTTCGCGCAGGCGCTCGAAGATCAGCACGTTGGCGTCGACCGCGGCGCCGATCGTCAGCACGATGCCGGCGATGCCGGGCAGCGTGAAGGTCGCGTCGAGCGCGGCCATGGTGGCCAGGATCAGGAAGACGTTCAGCAGCACCGCGATCGCCGCCACGAGGCCGGCGAGGTAGTAGTAGCCGCATAGGAACAGGCCCACGACGAACAAACCGACCACGCACGCCGCCAGGCCACGCTTCAGGTTGTCGGCGCCCAACTGCGGGCCGACGGTCTGCTCGCGGATCGGTTCGTCGGCGAGCGTCGCGGGAAGCGAACCGGCGTTCAGCGTGTTCAGCAGGTACGCGAACTCGGCGTTCGTGTAACCGTCGCCACGCGTGATGATGCCGTTGCGCGTGATCTGGCTGTTAATGTTGGCGGCGCTGATGATCTTCTGGTCCAGCGTCACCGCCAGTGGACGGCGCAAATTGCCACCGGTCAGCTGGCCAAACAGCGTCGCGCCCATCGGGTCGAACTGGAAACCAACCGCCCGGCCACCGTTCGGGTCGTTCTCGGGGGTCGCCTTTTCCAAGCTCCAGAGGCGCTGGCCAGGCGGGTTGACCATCGATCGCTCGGGCGTGATCCACGCCAGCGCGTACCACTTGCCGCCGTACTCGAACTTGGGATAGCCCTCGAAGTCGTCGGGCTGGTCGATCTCGAACCAGCGCATCGTGTCGCCGGCCTGCACGTCCGGCCCCTGCGTCTGAAGACGTTGCACCATGGTGCCAAAGCCCGGTTCGTTCTCGTCGGCCAGGATGTAGAACGCGAGCATGCCCGAACCGCGCAACAGGCGTTTTAGCGACGCCGCATCGTCGATCGTGTCCTTCACCTTCGCGAACGCGTCATACGCCGCCACGAACTCGTCGACCGTCGCCAGCCGGTTCGCGGGCATGCCGACCTTCAGCGCGGCGAGCTGCGTCTCACGTTCAGCGGCCGGCAGGGAGAGGATCGTCTCCAACCGAGCCACGCCGACGTTGGTCGCGTCGATCTGCCCCTTCAGGTTGTCATACTCGATGGCGGCAACGGCCTCGGCGTCGGCGTCGCGGCGCTCGCGGGCGGCCTGCAGCGCGTCGTAGGCGGCCACGAGCCTGGCGAACAGGTCCTGCCTCGCCGGGTTGTTCGCGGCCAGCTCGTTCAGGCGCGGCGCGCGCTCGTCACCCTTAAGTTGCTCGATCACGCGCACCACTTCCGCCTGACGGACGGTGTCAGCTTCCAACTTCTGCTGGGCGGCGATGTAGGCGTCGCGCAGCTTGCGCGCATCGGCATTATCGGTGCTGCGCGGCAGCTGGATCTCCAACTGCGTGTTGCCCTGTGGGCGCCATACGATGTTGCGAACGCCCTCCGGGTCCACGCGCTTCTTCAGCGCCGACGCGACCGACTCGGCCAGCGTCACCTCGCCCTGATATCCCCCCTCGGGCTGCTTGATCTCGTAGGTGAGGCTGGTGCCGCCCACCATGTCGATGCCCGGCTTCAGGTTGATCTTTTCGCCCAACGGCACGTCCGACCGCAGCAACGCCGCGGGGTTCGGGAAGATCATGATCAGCGCGACCACCAGCACGATGGCGATCAGCGTCAGGCGACCGGAATGGTTGTATGTCATGGGATGTGAAGCCTGAAGGCTGAAGTCTGACGGCTGAAGTGACGAGGGACAAGCGTGCCCTGCCTACTTCAGACTTCAGCCTTCATCCTTCGGGCTTTCCTTTACTTACTTGGCGTCGGACTTGTCATCGAGCACGCGATGGATCGCGTTGCGGGTGAAGCGCATCTTCGTGTTGCTGGTCTCGTCGACCTTCAGCAGCACCTCGTCGTCGCGCGCTTCCACGACGGTGGCGATAATGCCGCCGATCGTCTGCACGCGCTGCCCCTTGGTCAGTTTATTCAGCAGGTCCTTCTTCTGCTGGTCCTGCCTGCGCTTCGTGCGGAACACGAAGAAGTAGAGCACGATGATGCCCAGGATCAACGGGAACATCGAGTTGCCGAAAATCGGCACCCACCAGGGGACCGGCTGCGTGGTCGAGGGGGCGGTAGCTTGTGCGATGAAGACGAGGGCGTTCAAAAAGGTGCTCCGTGTATATCAGCGGCGGTGGCCAGTGGTTATTGGGCAGCAGGAACAGAACGCGTCACGTTCCTTCTTCACTGCCCACCAATCACTGTCCACCGCCCACTATCCATCCTGTTTCCCCGACGGGCCAAGCAGGCTCCGCGGGTCGTTTCGTTCGAAATCGTCGAATCGATCTTCCGCAATCGCCTGCCGAATGTCGGCCATCAGGCGTTGGTAGAATCGGACATTATGCACCGAGACGAGGATCGGTCCAAGCATCTCGTCGGCCGAAAAATAGTGCCGGATCGCCCCGCAGGTAAACGTCCGGCAGGCGTAGCAGTCGCAGCCCTCTTCCAACGGCCCCGTGTCGCGCGTAAACCGCGCGTTGCGCAGCCGGATAGGCCCGGCGGCGGTGAACGCGTACGCGTTGCGGCCGTTGCGGGTCGGCATCACACAATCGAACATATCGATGCCGCGGGCCACGCCCGCCACCAGATCGCGCGGGAAGCCCACGCCCATCAGGTAACGCGGCTTGTCCTTCGGCAAAATGGGCGTGGTGAACGACAGCACCGCCTTCATCGCCTCAAACCCTTCGCCCACCGCCAGCCCACCGACGGCGTAGCCCGGCAGATCGAGCTTCATCAGCTCCTGCGCACAATACGCGCGAAGGTGCTCGCTGGTTCCACCCTGCACGATGCCAAACAGGGATTGATCGTTCGGCCGCTTGT
This region includes:
- the cmk gene encoding (d)CMP kinase → MIITIDGPAGTGKSTVAQAVARDLGFDFLDTGAMYRAIGLAALRREVSLDDPRELTFVARHARIRFDFSTQPPAVTLNDEPVGHLLRGGEATRAASYVAVVPAIREMLVEQQRQIGREHANLVTEGRDQGSVVFPHAELKFYLDATPEERANRRVAQLRSRGEIVDYLEILNGIVARDRRDASRSVGPLAIPVDAQTIDTTSITQQAVIDQIADRARQMMAAAGAGK
- a CDS encoding LysM peptidoglycan-binding domain-containing protein, with the translated sequence MLRKDVKVGLASGAVLLAVVIVYVSSINNPPTATKPVTTLDGRPPAPIDISTERAGGVRETRIVIGQNEDGRSAGVPTAVAAAPTEPDWSKLLEGGAPPALMTRTNGTTANQAATEQPPAGQPVDMFAESTPIGTEVSSTSTPDTGAATVSPVIMQETPTLSATATTPSATAAMALPPSPTVTRSAAPAGPREYTVKAGDSYYTIAREVYGDSHFYPHIQRANPDLVPTKIRAGMKINLPDPTTVKPNLNASLVNTATTGDVTSNRNASNRKTVVGPNEYRVQNDENLYRIAVKLYGTPKKMDEIYELNKAKIGNDPSKLKVGAVLKLPPGAKVSN
- the secD gene encoding protein translocase subunit SecD, producing the protein MTYNHSGRLTLIAIVLVVALIMIFPNPAALLRSDVPLGEKINLKPGIDMVGGTSLTYEIKQPEGGYQGEVTLAESVASALKKRVDPEGVRNIVWRPQGNTQLEIQLPRSTDNADARKLRDAYIAAQQKLEADTVRQAEVVRVIEQLKGDERAPRLNELAANNPARQDLFARLVAAYDALQAARERRDADAEAVAAIEYDNLKGQIDATNVGVARLETILSLPAAERETQLAALKVGMPANRLATVDEFVAAYDAFAKVKDTIDDAASLKRLLRGSGMLAFYILADENEPGFGTMVQRLQTQGPDVQAGDTMRWFEIDQPDDFEGYPKFEYGGKWYALAWITPERSMVNPPGQRLWSLEKATPENDPNGGRAVGFQFDPMGATLFGQLTGGNLRRPLAVTLDQKIISAANINSQITRNGIITRGDGYTNAEFAYLLNTLNAGSLPATLADEPIREQTVGPQLGADNLKRGLAACVVGLFVVGLFLCGYYYLAGLVAAIAVLLNVFLILATMAALDATFTLPGIAGIVLTIGAAVDANVLIFERLREEQQRGIGIKAALRNAYDRAASAIIDSNATTLITAAVLVWLGTEEVKGFGVTLLIGLIWSLFTSLYVTRTVLELLVDKFGVTKFGSVPLSVPWWDRALKPDIDWMSKAWMFMAFSALFIVLGVTGFMVKLYQGQLLDVEFTKGTSVQFELKREMNIERVRERIAATNLPSPSVVAVGTEGTTYEVVTPEENSTLVTHAILAAMADGDANESLLDVETPSEYAGFDDTFDAALNNVILPIGDEPITVQGFTPAQLADYRNGAAIVLKDLNPRRTPTEIADRIRRQQLQPQAGTPVPSHIDFVVESPAGPNDVTDLAVILVAPGSVPYDKDAQQWAAQLAAPMWKLIGDAINTPAPLQSVRSIDPSVASDTKELAMAALVLSVLVIMVYVWLRFGNLKYGTATVLAMTHDTLLAVGAVGIAHYMVQWTPWLASALLVEPFRMNLTMVAGILTVMSYSMIDTIVVFDRIRENRGKLGHVSRRVVNNSINQTLSRTLLTVGTTVATLLGMYIFGGPGIHGFTFVLLIGILVGTYSSIAIAAPFLLIGGDRETAGAGNNPAVGQLQRA
- the yajC gene encoding preprotein translocase subunit YajC yields the protein MNALVFIAQATAPSTTQPVPWWVPIFGNSMFPLILGIIVLYFFVFRTKRRQDQQKKDLLNKLTKGQRVQTIGGIIATVVEARDDEVLLKVDETSNTKMRFTRNAIHRVLDDKSDAK
- the tgt gene encoding tRNA guanosine(34) transglycosylase Tgt, with the protein product MADDPALKYELFKTAATGARLGRVTTRHGSFDTPAFMPVGTQGTIKGMLPDHVAATGSQIILANTYHLMLRPGEETVAALGDLHRFMAWPGPILTDSGGFQVFSLADINKIADDGVTFRSHIDGAKVHLTPERSMAVQNALGADIIMAFDECPPGTAPIEYQKQALERTLRWAKQSVEAHKRPNDQSLFGIVQGGTSEHLRAYCAQELMKLDLPGYAVGGLAVGEGFEAMKAVLSFTTPILPKDKPRYLMGVGFPRDLVAGVARGIDMFDCVMPTRNGRNAYAFTAAGPIRLRNARFTRDTGPLEEGCDCYACRTFTCGAIRHYFSADEMLGPILVSVHNVRFYQRLMADIRQAIAEDRFDDFERNDPRSLLGPSGKQDG